In one Pseudomonadales bacterium genomic region, the following are encoded:
- a CDS encoding copper chaperone PCu(A)C, giving the protein MLRIGLSPLRHRPLSAEVRLPDGVGLPSPFTNGNRNQLGPMPRMIVTVASAPELISRLGRTILTAALLAWSVSATAGPNDLHFDNARIRALIPGQDKTVGYFEVRNEGRQDVELVAVNAASARAAEFHTVVRDGDIMRMRRLEQVIVPAGGTLSFVPGGNHLMLFGVTSLTEQNPVTFTTHTGEEVVLSFRQIPVGATQ; this is encoded by the coding sequence ATGCTTCGCATCGGATTGAGTCCGCTGCGACACAGGCCATTGAGCGCTGAGGTTCGTCTGCCGGACGGTGTCGGGTTACCATCACCCTTCACCAACGGAAACCGGAATCAGCTGGGTCCAATGCCTCGAATGATCGTCACCGTCGCCTCGGCCCCGGAATTGATTTCACGCCTGGGCAGAACAATCCTCACTGCAGCGCTGCTGGCCTGGTCAGTATCCGCAACCGCCGGGCCGAACGACCTGCATTTCGACAACGCCCGGATACGCGCTCTGATCCCCGGCCAGGACAAAACGGTCGGCTATTTCGAAGTCCGCAACGAAGGCAGGCAGGACGTCGAACTGGTTGCGGTCAACGCCGCCTCTGCGCGGGCGGCTGAGTTTCACACGGTAGTCCGGGATGGCGACATCATGCGTATGAGACGCCTCGAGCAGGTGATCGTCCCCGCCGGTGGCACACTGAGTTTTGTGCCCGGCGGCAACCATCTGATGCTGTTCGGCGTAACATCTCTGACCGAGCAGAACCCGGTCACCTTCACCACCCATACGGGCGAAGAGGTCGTCCTGTCTTTTCGCCAGATACCCGTGGGAGCAACACAATGA
- the accB gene encoding acetyl-CoA carboxylase biotin carboxyl carrier protein — translation MSVDLRKIKKLIELVEASGISELEVRDGEETIRIARPFGGLATRPAGSMPARSAMGAGAEAAEGVPADDRPSSQPARRTSIMEIRSPMAGTFYRAPGPGQRPFVEPGQKVEAGDVVCIIESMKMMNEITADRPGTCVAVVGHDGEAVSTGQVLLRFES, via the coding sequence ATGAGCGTGGATCTGCGTAAAATCAAGAAGCTGATCGAACTTGTGGAAGCGTCCGGTATTTCCGAACTCGAAGTACGGGATGGGGAAGAGACCATCCGCATCGCGCGGCCTTTCGGTGGCCTGGCTACCCGACCCGCCGGCTCGATGCCCGCGCGCAGCGCGATGGGCGCGGGTGCTGAGGCCGCAGAAGGGGTCCCGGCAGACGACCGCCCGTCATCTCAACCCGCCCGGCGCACCAGCATCATGGAAATACGCTCGCCCATGGCGGGCACGTTTTACCGTGCGCCAGGACCGGGACAGCGCCCCTTTGTCGAGCCCGGTCAGAAGGTGGAGGCCGGGGACGTGGTCTGCATCATCGAGAGCATGAAGATGATGAACGAGATCACCGCCGACCGGCCCGGCACCTGCGTGGCCGTGGTCGGACATGACGGGGAAGCTGTGAGCACCGGGCAGGTACTGCTGCGCTTCGAAAGCTGA
- the purH gene encoding bifunctional phosphoribosylaminoimidazolecarboxamide formyltransferase/IMP cyclohydrolase, with the protein MDKQATVRRALLSVSDKTGIEQIGRALVETGVELLSTGGTFAALKSAGIPVREVAEHTGFPEMMDGRVKTLHPKIHGGILGRRIQDAQVMEAHGIAPIDLVIVNLYPFAETVARADCTRELAIENIDIGGPAMLRSAAKNHADVLVVVDPSDYQAVVAALKSGSTSLAMRRAFAAKAFRHTARYDAMVAGWFAAQEAEGAGVLFAESFTFTADKRDDMRYGENPHQAAAFYVEPRVRPGTVAAAEQLQGKALSFNNVADADAALECVKAFDEPACVIVKHANPCGVAEGADIGEAYERAFATDPTSAFGGIVAFNRALDADTLNGILDRQFVEVVLAPEITADAAAVAARKKNVRLLCTGSLERGGRGLDIRRVGGGILVQSADELCWQEAGLKVVSERTPTAAELVDLAFAWKVAWFVKSNAIVYARDRQTIGVGAGQMSRVVSAKIAGLKAAEEGLTVPGSVMASDAFFPFRDGIDAAAQAGITAVIQPGGSVRDEEVIAAADEHGMAMVFTGVRHFRH; encoded by the coding sequence CTGGACAAGCAGGCAACGGTAAGACGGGCTCTGCTGAGTGTCTCGGACAAGACGGGTATCGAACAGATCGGCCGCGCGCTGGTGGAGACTGGTGTGGAGCTCCTGTCTACCGGCGGCACCTTCGCGGCGCTGAAATCTGCGGGTATCCCGGTCCGGGAAGTCGCCGAGCACACAGGATTTCCGGAGATGATGGATGGCCGGGTGAAAACCCTTCATCCGAAGATACACGGCGGAATTCTCGGTCGCCGGATTCAGGATGCGCAGGTGATGGAGGCCCATGGCATTGCCCCCATCGATCTGGTGATCGTGAATCTCTATCCCTTTGCCGAAACCGTGGCGCGAGCGGACTGCACCCGGGAACTCGCCATTGAAAACATCGACATCGGTGGCCCTGCGATGCTGCGTTCCGCGGCCAAGAACCATGCTGATGTGCTGGTGGTGGTGGATCCGTCCGACTACCAGGCCGTGGTAGCTGCCCTCAAATCAGGATCGACCTCCCTGGCAATGCGCCGGGCGTTTGCGGCGAAGGCCTTCCGGCATACGGCCCGCTACGACGCGATGGTCGCGGGCTGGTTTGCAGCGCAGGAGGCGGAAGGGGCAGGCGTGCTGTTTGCGGAGTCCTTCACGTTCACAGCGGACAAGCGCGACGACATGCGTTACGGCGAAAACCCCCATCAGGCGGCGGCTTTTTACGTGGAGCCCCGGGTTCGTCCCGGCACGGTAGCCGCCGCCGAGCAGCTGCAGGGTAAGGCCCTGTCATTCAACAACGTGGCGGATGCGGATGCGGCGCTGGAATGTGTGAAGGCTTTCGATGAACCAGCCTGTGTGATCGTAAAACACGCCAATCCCTGCGGGGTGGCGGAAGGTGCGGACATCGGTGAAGCCTATGAGCGCGCATTTGCGACCGACCCGACCTCTGCCTTCGGCGGCATCGTTGCGTTCAACAGAGCGCTGGATGCGGATACGCTGAATGGGATTCTCGATCGTCAGTTCGTTGAAGTGGTACTCGCACCGGAAATCACGGCGGATGCGGCAGCCGTTGCCGCACGCAAGAAAAACGTTCGGCTGCTGTGCACAGGCAGCCTCGAACGTGGTGGTCGCGGCCTGGACATCAGGCGGGTGGGTGGCGGAATACTCGTGCAGTCTGCGGATGAGTTGTGCTGGCAGGAAGCGGGACTCAAGGTCGTCAGCGAGCGGACGCCCACCGCGGCCGAACTGGTAGATCTGGCGTTTGCCTGGAAGGTTGCCTGGTTCGTCAAGTCCAACGCCATCGTCTACGCCCGGGACCGTCAGACCATTGGTGTGGGAGCGGGCCAGATGAGTCGGGTCGTGAGCGCGAAGATCGCCGGTCTGAAGGCGGCGGAAGAAGGACTCACCGTGCCAGGCTCGGTGATGGCATCGGATGCTTTCTTTCCCTTCCGGGACGGGATCGATGCGGCGGCCCAGGCGGGAATTACCGCCGTGATTCAGCCGGGCGGATCCGTGCGCGATGAGGAAGTGATCGCCGCGGCGGACGAGCATGGCATGGCAATGGTGTTCACCGGTGTGCGCCACTTCCGGCACTGA
- the dusB gene encoding tRNA dihydrouridine synthase DusB, protein MALLCEFLPVLVSIGSHQLRNAVVLAPMAGVTDVPFRSLAWRFGAGLVVSEMVASRVALWDTDKSRARRQAADGVDPLVVQIAGGDPQMVADAARRFWQDGADIIDINFGCPAKKVCRKAAGSALLADEPLVARIIAAAVAAVPIPVTIKMRTGFSPGQKNGTAIARMAEDLGVRAIAVHGRTRACRFEGAVEHDTTAAIKAAVDIPVFANGDIGSAAQARAVLERTGADGVMIGRGALGAPWLPGQIAGVTGELSLADKLLTLREHVTLVQAFYGDAGVRVVRKHVQWYLEKLTGLGEPLWRRDLSRRFNTLDNAADQLRLLDGLLPRVAA, encoded by the coding sequence ATGGCACTCCTTTGCGAATTCCTGCCCGTCTTGGTTTCTATCGGCTCACATCAGCTCCGCAACGCCGTGGTACTGGCCCCGATGGCCGGTGTCACCGATGTGCCGTTCCGGTCACTGGCCTGGCGCTTCGGCGCCGGACTGGTGGTGTCCGAAATGGTTGCCAGCAGGGTGGCACTCTGGGACACCGATAAATCCCGAGCGCGCCGGCAGGCCGCCGATGGCGTCGATCCGCTGGTGGTGCAGATCGCAGGCGGTGACCCTCAGATGGTTGCGGATGCGGCCCGCCGTTTCTGGCAGGACGGCGCAGACATCATAGACATCAACTTCGGCTGTCCCGCCAAGAAGGTGTGCCGTAAAGCGGCGGGTTCTGCACTGCTCGCGGACGAACCTCTGGTTGCCCGCATCATTGCAGCGGCGGTAGCCGCCGTACCCATTCCGGTAACCATCAAAATGCGCACCGGCTTTTCCCCGGGGCAGAAAAACGGCACTGCCATCGCGCGTATGGCCGAGGACCTCGGCGTGCGTGCGATTGCGGTGCACGGACGGACCCGTGCCTGTCGATTCGAAGGCGCGGTGGAACATGATACGACAGCGGCCATCAAGGCCGCTGTCGATATTCCGGTGTTCGCCAACGGCGACATCGGCTCCGCCGCCCAGGCGCGGGCCGTACTCGAACGCACCGGAGCGGATGGGGTGATGATCGGTCGCGGCGCCCTCGGGGCACCCTGGCTGCCGGGGCAGATAGCGGGTGTGACCGGCGAACTGTCGCTCGCGGACAAACTGCTCACCCTGCGTGAGCATGTCACCCTGGTGCAGGCATTCTATGGTGATGCAGGCGTGCGCGTGGTGCGTAAACACGTGCAGTGGTATCTCGAAAAACTCACCGGACTGGGTGAACCCCTGTGGCGACGGGATCTCAGCCGTAGGTTCAACACGCTGGATAACGCAGCCGACCAGCTGCGTCTGCTCGACGGGCTGCTGCCCAGGGTGGCGGCGTGA
- the dsbD gene encoding protein-disulfide reductase DsbD has protein sequence MSEERAVCLQEADACRKRMREAGSGKRIKKKMTAGNRQKLTRPRKPAAMGSALPPKNLLWSALLGLLLLSPLTLGAELPEGRKKEVWSFAEPDFLPVDEAFQVTAEVGQDGAVLVRWTMADGYYLYRHRFGFDTRSGAGEKTSPVTLGAPEIPPGKQKIDEYFGEVEVYYHEAQARVPVASGAGLVEVGVSYQGCADAGLCYPPETKWLSLRLAAAGGGADTGGGSGPTPSAIPRTEERELATMLAEGGLLTSLLLFFLGGIALAFTPCVLPMVPILSSIIVGEADNLSRGRALSLSVAYVLGMALTYAAVGVLVGLFGAGLNLQAALQSPAVLSVFAGVFVLLSLSMFGFYELQLPASWQNGLNALGDRVGGGKHLSVVVMGSLSSLVVSPCVSAPLAGALIYISTTGDAVLGGLALLALGLGMGVPLLVVGASGGQFLPKAGVWMNTVKAVFGVLLLGVAIWLLERVVPPSFTLVLWAALAIGCGVYLGAMDFSPRQGWGQLWKACGAFGFVYGVLLLIGAASGAEDPLNPLGRFAGGPILMTDTGAPGGGSAQARHAGDGLVWNPVADLADLRSQLDRAAAEGRPALLDLYADWCISCKVMERSVFPKPEVASRLARFYLLRADVTRNDAEDKALMAEYGLFGPPSLVFFGEDSSEMSEVRIQGEVGAEVLSRHLAAVLAQLEQNNFGEMAFNIGQ, from the coding sequence GTGTCCGAAGAACGTGCTGTGTGCCTGCAGGAAGCAGATGCCTGCAGGAAGCGGATGCGGGAAGCGGGAAGCGGGAAGCGGATAAAGAAAAAGATGACAGCCGGTAACAGACAGAAACTCACCCGCCCCCGGAAACCCGCTGCGATGGGGTCTGCCCTCCCGCCGAAAAACCTGTTGTGGAGTGCTCTGCTCGGACTGCTGCTGCTGAGCCCCCTGACCCTGGGCGCCGAGTTGCCGGAAGGCAGGAAAAAGGAAGTCTGGAGCTTTGCAGAGCCGGACTTTCTCCCCGTGGATGAAGCCTTTCAAGTGACCGCCGAAGTCGGGCAGGATGGTGCGGTGCTCGTGCGCTGGACGATGGCCGACGGCTACTATCTGTACCGCCATCGTTTCGGCTTCGATACCCGGTCGGGTGCCGGGGAGAAGACCTCGCCCGTCACCCTCGGTGCGCCGGAGATTCCGCCGGGAAAGCAGAAAATCGATGAATATTTCGGTGAAGTAGAAGTTTACTACCACGAGGCCCAGGCGCGGGTGCCTGTCGCTTCCGGTGCCGGTCTCGTTGAGGTCGGCGTCAGCTATCAGGGCTGTGCAGATGCGGGACTCTGTTATCCCCCCGAAACCAAGTGGCTGAGTCTGCGGCTCGCCGCGGCGGGCGGTGGCGCCGACACAGGCGGCGGCTCAGGCCCGACCCCGTCCGCAATCCCCCGGACCGAGGAGCGCGAACTGGCCACCATGCTTGCGGAAGGTGGCCTGCTTACCTCACTGCTGCTGTTTTTTCTCGGTGGCATCGCGCTCGCATTCACACCCTGTGTATTGCCCATGGTGCCCATTCTGTCGAGCATCATCGTGGGGGAGGCAGACAATCTGAGCCGGGGCCGTGCGCTCAGTCTCTCGGTGGCCTATGTGCTCGGCATGGCGCTGACCTACGCTGCCGTCGGGGTGCTGGTCGGGCTGTTCGGAGCCGGTCTCAATCTGCAGGCGGCCCTGCAGTCACCGGCCGTGCTGTCGGTCTTCGCCGGGGTTTTTGTGCTGCTGTCCCTGTCCATGTTCGGCTTCTACGAGCTGCAGCTGCCGGCGAGCTGGCAGAACGGCCTCAACGCCCTGGGCGATCGGGTCGGAGGCGGTAAGCATCTGAGCGTGGTGGTCATGGGCTCGCTGTCGAGCCTGGTGGTGTCTCCCTGTGTGTCCGCGCCGCTGGCGGGTGCGCTCATTTATATCTCGACCACGGGCGACGCGGTGCTCGGGGGTCTGGCGCTGCTTGCGCTGGGGCTCGGCATGGGTGTGCCGCTGCTGGTGGTCGGGGCCAGCGGTGGACAGTTCCTGCCGAAAGCCGGCGTCTGGATGAACACGGTGAAGGCCGTGTTCGGTGTGCTGCTTCTGGGTGTTGCGATCTGGCTGCTCGAGCGGGTGGTACCGCCTTCCTTCACGCTGGTGCTGTGGGCCGCGCTGGCCATCGGTTGTGGCGTCTATCTGGGTGCGATGGACTTTTCTCCCCGGCAGGGCTGGGGCCAGTTGTGGAAAGCCTGTGGCGCATTTGGCTTCGTTTACGGGGTCCTGCTGCTGATCGGCGCGGCGTCCGGGGCCGAGGATCCGCTCAATCCCCTCGGTCGCTTCGCCGGCGGGCCGATTCTGATGACCGACACAGGCGCACCTGGCGGGGGCTCTGCCCAGGCGCGGCATGCCGGTGATGGTCTGGTCTGGAACCCGGTTGCCGATCTGGCCGATCTGCGCAGCCAGCTCGACAGGGCGGCTGCCGAAGGGCGCCCCGCACTGCTCGACCTCTACGCCGACTGGTGTATCTCCTGCAAGGTGATGGAGCGCTCCGTGTTTCCGAAACCAGAGGTGGCCAGTCGCCTGGCCCGTTTTTATCTGCTGCGTGCGGATGTGACCAGAAATGATGCCGAGGACAAGGCGCTGATGGCTGAATACGGTCTGTTCGGGCCGCCAAGCCTGGTCTTTTTCGGCGAAGATAGCAGCGAGATGTCCGAAGTAAGAATTCAAGGGGAGGTCGGCGCAGAGGTCCTCTCGAGGCATCTGGCGGCAGTTCTGGCCCAGCTGGAGCAGAATAATTTCGGCGAAATGGCGTTTAACATCGGCCAATAG
- a CDS encoding DUF3426 domain-containing protein, translating into MAEDELEPLITECPNCRTRFRVTETQLQLANGRVRCGACLTVFHGVDHLLWDGRESLAGGARAEDVLDEVLEELNGPQMPGKKAPAGPAAEQTAPQETSASEPWVKRSAPFFGGREPVETPGGAGQQRVNPDAYFDTDTDTDTDTDTDTDSRGDEQEATRDDDLESWQNAPFKILGPEPEIESGSGFDSDSEQASEPAAAPRAGSEEEHAAAVADTGAEARDVFEGAPDPLPVEEVEKADGLEAPEIVDTDPVGRLDAVLREPISFAPEPRRWWVPIAIVVGVVALLLQIFWYQFQVWGRDPVLRPLYAASCSLLGCTLPVMQDLRQMRTRNLIVRSHPDTARALIVDAVIVNEWDYAQPYPELELTFKSLDGELVAGRRFKASEYLSGDLAGGEMPPHTPIRVELEIEDPGPEAVNYFLTFR; encoded by the coding sequence ATGGCCGAAGACGAACTCGAACCGCTGATCACCGAGTGTCCGAATTGCCGCACGCGATTCCGGGTCACCGAAACCCAGCTCCAGCTGGCGAATGGCCGGGTGCGCTGTGGTGCCTGTCTGACGGTATTCCACGGTGTGGATCATCTGCTCTGGGATGGCAGGGAAAGCCTTGCCGGTGGTGCCCGTGCGGAAGACGTGCTCGACGAAGTGCTCGAAGAGCTGAACGGTCCTCAGATGCCCGGGAAGAAGGCGCCGGCCGGACCGGCCGCTGAGCAGACGGCACCTCAGGAAACGTCGGCCAGCGAACCCTGGGTCAAACGCAGTGCGCCTTTTTTCGGTGGACGGGAACCGGTGGAAACACCCGGCGGCGCTGGACAGCAGCGGGTCAACCCGGATGCCTATTTCGACACCGACACCGACACCGACACCGACACCGACACCGACACCGACTCCCGGGGCGATGAGCAGGAGGCGACTCGGGACGACGACCTGGAAAGCTGGCAAAACGCACCATTCAAGATCCTCGGACCCGAACCTGAAATCGAGTCCGGGTCCGGGTTCGATTCCGATTCCGAACAGGCGTCTGAACCTGCAGCGGCGCCGCGGGCTGGGTCGGAGGAGGAGCACGCTGCAGCGGTTGCTGATACCGGGGCCGAAGCCAGGGATGTCTTCGAAGGGGCGCCCGATCCGCTGCCGGTTGAGGAGGTGGAGAAAGCGGATGGCCTGGAAGCGCCTGAAATAGTCGACACCGACCCGGTCGGGCGTCTGGATGCCGTGCTCAGGGAGCCGATCAGCTTCGCACCGGAACCGCGACGCTGGTGGGTACCGATCGCGATTGTCGTCGGTGTGGTGGCCCTGCTGCTGCAGATCTTCTGGTACCAGTTTCAGGTCTGGGGTCGAGACCCGGTGCTGCGCCCTCTGTACGCGGCGAGCTGCAGCCTGCTCGGCTGCACGTTGCCGGTGATGCAGGACCTGCGACAGATGCGCACCCGCAATCTGATCGTGCGCAGTCATCCGGACACGGCCAGGGCCCTCATCGTCGATGCGGTGATCGTGAACGAGTGGGACTATGCACAGCCCTATCCCGAATTGGAGCTGACTTTCAAATCCCTCGATGGGGAACTGGTTGCCGGCCGCCGCTTCAAGGCATCCGAGTATCTCTCCGGAGATCTGGCCGGGGGCGAGATGCCGCCCCATACGCCGATCCGGGTTGAACTCGAAATCGAGGATCCCGGACCGGAAGCGGTGAACTATTTTCTGACCTTCCGCTGA
- the prmA gene encoding 50S ribosomal protein L11 methyltransferase has protein sequence MAWLRVRLKASSAQLPLLEAGLEALGALAVTSSDAGDEPIVEPAPGETPLWARLRVEALFAEAVDPERVRAALRHFAFLPDSLLIDILGDADWQNAWRQHAVQACFGGRLWVLPRDAAAPQGSARGALLRLDPGLAFGTGSHPTTRLCLEWLATHPLEGLEVLDLGCGSGILALAALKLGCHSVHAIDHDPQALLATKDNAAYNALADERLVLGEPADLQSADSAGDGTFDLVVANILANPLIELAAEITRQTRVGGRIVLSGLLAGQAEAVQAAYPQMDFDNPACEADEHGALWARLEATRRI, from the coding sequence GTGGCCTGGTTGCGGGTACGTCTGAAGGCTTCCTCTGCACAACTGCCACTGCTGGAAGCCGGTCTGGAAGCGCTGGGTGCGCTAGCGGTGACCAGCAGTGACGCCGGAGACGAGCCGATCGTGGAACCCGCCCCGGGGGAAACGCCGCTGTGGGCCCGGCTTCGGGTCGAAGCACTGTTTGCAGAAGCGGTTGATCCGGAGCGTGTGCGCGCTGCCCTCCGGCACTTCGCGTTCCTTCCGGATTCACTGCTGATCGACATTCTCGGCGATGCCGACTGGCAGAACGCCTGGCGTCAGCACGCGGTGCAGGCCTGTTTCGGTGGACGACTCTGGGTCCTGCCCCGGGACGCTGCAGCGCCGCAAGGATCTGCCAGGGGCGCCCTGTTGCGGCTCGACCCGGGACTCGCCTTCGGCACGGGCAGCCATCCGACAACCCGGCTGTGCCTGGAGTGGCTGGCCACCCATCCGCTGGAAGGGCTCGAGGTTCTGGATCTCGGTTGCGGATCCGGCATCCTGGCGCTGGCAGCGCTGAAGCTCGGTTGCCACAGCGTGCACGCCATCGACCACGATCCCCAGGCCCTGCTCGCTACGAAAGACAACGCTGCCTACAATGCGCTGGCCGACGAGCGGCTGGTGCTCGGTGAACCGGCGGATCTGCAATCTGCAGATTCTGCCGGGGATGGGACCTTCGATCTGGTGGTGGCCAACATTCTGGCGAACCCCCTGATCGAGCTGGCGGCGGAGATCACCCGGCAGACGCGGGTTGGCGGTCGCATCGTACTTTCCGGACTGCTGGCCGGGCAGGCGGAAGCGGTGCAGGCCGCGTATCCACAAATGGACTTTGACAATCCCGCCTGTGAGGCCGACGAGCATGGTGCCCTGTGGGCTAGACTGGAGGCTACCCGCCGCATCTGA
- a CDS encoding DUF2333 family protein: MNWKFWESVDTSGSNAGLAARAAGGLLVAYLLVCLLVAWWWDYEPDLFAVRENAALHAESHNRTLVTGYITTATLIRLGETLLNKRGGFLSNDLFPPGVWLDNVPNWEFGVLTQIRDAARAFRIDFSRSQSQSKEDPDLSEAEGKFFFDNSSWAFPQSESEYRDGIKGLEDYLARLANPAETGAQFYTRADNLQKWLQGVETRLGSLSQRLSASVGKRQLNLDLASDPAARRATDAPEEEETKTPWLELDDVFYEARGHTWALIHLLRAMERDFGDVLDNKNARVSLQQIIRELEPTQDALWSPMVLNGDGFGILANHSLVMASYISRANAAIIDLRSLLAQG, from the coding sequence ATGAACTGGAAGTTCTGGGAGAGCGTCGACACCAGCGGGTCGAATGCGGGGCTCGCCGCGCGGGCAGCCGGGGGTCTGCTGGTCGCCTATCTTCTCGTCTGCCTGCTCGTTGCCTGGTGGTGGGACTACGAACCGGATCTGTTCGCCGTGCGGGAAAACGCTGCACTGCACGCCGAATCCCATAACCGCACCCTGGTGACCGGCTACATCACCACCGCAACCCTCATCCGCCTCGGTGAAACCCTGCTGAACAAGCGCGGCGGCTTTCTTTCCAACGACCTGTTTCCTCCCGGCGTCTGGCTCGACAACGTACCCAACTGGGAATTCGGGGTGCTGACCCAGATCCGCGACGCCGCCCGCGCCTTCCGTATCGACTTTTCCCGCTCCCAGAGCCAGTCGAAGGAAGACCCGGATCTGTCCGAGGCGGAAGGAAAGTTCTTTTTCGACAACTCGAGCTGGGCCTTTCCCCAGTCCGAAAGCGAGTATCGCGATGGCATCAAGGGCCTCGAGGACTACCTCGCCCGTCTTGCCAACCCCGCCGAGACCGGGGCCCAGTTCTATACCCGGGCAGACAACCTGCAGAAATGGCTGCAGGGGGTGGAAACCCGGCTGGGCAGTCTCTCCCAGCGCCTGTCCGCCAGCGTCGGCAAACGTCAGCTCAACCTGGATCTGGCCAGTGATCCCGCCGCACGGCGCGCAACCGATGCCCCGGAGGAGGAGGAGACCAAAACGCCCTGGTTGGAACTGGATGACGTCTTCTACGAAGCCCGGGGCCACACCTGGGCCCTCATCCACCTGCTCCGGGCCATGGAGCGGGACTTCGGCGATGTGCTGGACAACAAAAACGCCCGGGTGAGCCTCCAGCAGATCATCCGCGAGCTGGAGCCTACCCAGGATGCACTCTGGAGCCCCATGGTGCTGAATGGGGACGGTTTCGGGATTCTGGCCAATCATTCGCTGGTGATGGCCTCCTACATCTCCCGGGCGAACGCGGCAATCATCGATCTGCGATCCCTGCTGGCCCAGGGCTGA
- the aroQ gene encoding type II 3-dehydroquinate dehydratase — MAKLLVLHGPNLNLLGTREPEIYGRDTLEVINHRLKKLATQAGHELSCVQSNAEHELVDAVHAARDAGVAYILINPGAFTHTSIALRDALLGVGIPFIEVHLSNVHAREDFRRRSYLSDVAVGVITGLGARGYEHALASALAGLEKADSEGG; from the coding sequence ATGGCAAAACTGCTGGTCCTGCACGGCCCCAATCTGAACCTGCTCGGCACCCGCGAACCGGAAATCTATGGTCGCGACACCCTGGAAGTCATCAATCACCGGCTCAAAAAACTGGCGACCCAGGCGGGCCACGAACTCTCCTGTGTACAGAGCAACGCGGAGCATGAACTGGTGGACGCCGTGCATGCAGCCCGGGACGCGGGGGTTGCCTATATCCTGATCAACCCGGGCGCCTTCACCCACACCAGCATCGCCCTGCGGGATGCGCTGCTCGGCGTCGGCATTCCGTTCATCGAAGTCCATCTGTCCAATGTCCACGCCCGGGAAGACTTCCGCCGCAGGAGCTACCTCAGTGATGTGGCGGTTGGCGTGATTACCGGTCTGGGCGCCAGGGGCTACGAGCACGCACTGGCCAGCGCCCTTGCGGGTCTCGAAAAGGCCGATTCGGAGGGCGGGTGA